The Streptomyces sp. NBC_00576 genome contains the following window.
CGCGCTCTACGCGGTGGTGCTGTCGGCGAGCGTGGCGCTGCGGCGGCCCCTGATCGGCGTGGTGCTGCGCGCCGTCGCCGGGCGATGGCGGTTCCGGGTTCCGGGTTCGAAGCGGGTGCACGCACTGCTCACCTTGCTGTGGGCGGCACGGTTCGCCGCGGAAGCCTTCGTGATGACCGTCCTGTACCTGCGCGGCGACACCGATGTCCTGCTCGTGGCACGCTTCGTGCTGCGCGCGCCGTTGCAGATCGCCTGCGCCGCGGTGACGCTCGCCGTCCTGGCTCACGGCGCTGCCCAGCAGCGTAAGGCGGAGACCGACTCGCCAAAGGCTGCCGGGAATTAGGGAGGTGAGTCCCGGTTACCGGGAAGAGTGAGCCGTGTCGTACCCCTCGCGCAGACCAGGGCCCGCATGCCCCAGCGCGCCGGCACGGCGATGACGGCAGGGGGGACAAGTGTGCGGCTCCGGGCGATCGTCTCCGCGATCCGGCCGAGTTCCCCCGGCGCCCCGTGCGGTGGCCGGCGCAGGACCAAGGAAGGCAGCGTCCTCCACCGCGTCCGTCGCGGGGGCGGGCGCAGACCGCCGTACCAGGATGCCCGGATGTCGGCAGACGGCAACAGGCGGGCATGTCCGTCCAGTTCACTCACTGCGCGGCGCCCGGCGGACGGCCGCCAGACCGGGTGCAGGGCGAGCAAGCCCTCCGGCCGTACCACCCGGAGCAACTCGGTCAGCAGTTCGTCGACGTCCCGTACATGCTGGGCGACGAAGTTCCCCAAGACGACGGAGAACGTACGGTCACCGAAGGGCAGGGCCTGCCCGAGCGCGGCGACCGCCCTCGAACCCGCCGGGGGCTCGTCCGCGTACGCAGGGTCGACCCGGACGACATCCAGCCGCTCACGCCCGAAGGGTGAGTCGCCTGCGCCGATGTCGAGAATCGGACCCGCGCGGTCCACCACTTCCGAACCGAACACACATGCATAGAATTCCCCGGTTCCCCGCCCGGTTCTGATCGTTTGCCGTGAGCGATTGAGATCTTTTCGGTGATCCTCTCGCATCATTGTGCACTTCCGATCTCGGATAATCGAACTACTCCGTACGTATGGACAGTTCATCAAGTACGCGGTCACACTGTTGGAACTTTGCATCACTGATCAAGGGGGCGGGTGTGCAGCAAGGCAGTTCGGCAACCATCGAAGATCGCAAATTGTTCGAAGAGCTCGTGGGTTCGATCAAGCAGGACTGGCGTACGGCGGAGACGGCGGACAACACACGAGAACGCCGACGGCTTCTCGAACCGCGAGCCGATGAAGGCGTCACTTGGTGAGAAAGGATTCCGGTCTCCGGCGGTACAGCCGGCTGACCAGGGTTCATGCCGCGAGCGCGGCGGCCTTCGTCTACCCCCTCGGCCCCTTGGTGGCCGCGGGGGGAGACGTCTCCCCAGCTCCGGTGATCGCGGTCTCGGCCCTCGGGGTACTCGGTCACACCTATGGGTGCACGGTCAACGACCTCGCCGATCTGGAGTCCGACCGACGGAACCCGGCGCGACGCAGAAGTGTTCTGGTCAGTGGTGCTGTCAGTATTACCGAGGCGCGTATCGCTCTCGGAGTTCAGTTGGCTCTGGCCGTCGCGTTGACAATCTTCGCCGCGGTCGCCGGAGAATCCGGGTGGTTGTTCGCCGTAGGCATGACCGTCCTTTTCGCGACCGTCACTTTTTCCAACACCTATCAGAAGCGCAGGATCGCCCATCCCTTGGTGATGGACCTCCTGTTCGGCGTGAACATGGGTGCACCGGCTGTCCTGTGCTGTGCCGTGACGGCCCCGCGTGATCTCACGCCCGCATGGCTGGTGGCCGTGGCCTTCGGTATCCACATGGTCCTGCTCAATGTCGTCGCCGGAAATCTCAAGGACCTCGAACACGACCGGGCGGTGGGAGACGACACAACAGCGCTCCGGGCGGGGGTGCGGCTGACCGATTCAGACCGGCTGATACCGACGCGCTCCTATCTGCTGCTGCTCTGCGTTCTGCTGCTCGGTTCGGCGTCTTCCCTTCTCGCACTGGTCCTGGCCGCGCCGTCTCCGGCCGGACACCGCGCGGTGACGACGGTCGTACTGCTCGTCCTCCAGGGCATGGCCGGCCATTCGTTGTGGACGCTGGTGCGGCAGGCGCGGGCCGTGGACCCGAACGGCCGGGAGCGTTATCTCGGCTTGAATTTCTTCTCGTTGATGGTGGCGTGCTTGCTCTGGGCACCCCTCGCGACGGTCGTCGTCGCCGTCCTCACCGCCGTGTGGCTCGTGTTGACCCGCGGCCTGGTGGCCCTCCCTACCCGTGAGCAGGAGAAGATCGCCTGATGCTGTCCCTGAATGAGGCGCGCTCCGCCGTGCCCTGGGAAACCGTCGTCGCTCGCATTCACCACGAGATCACCCACGCCGTACCCGCGCTCGACACAACGGTCCGGGAACTCCCTCGCAAGGTGTTCGGCCTCGATTCCGGCTTCTTCTACATGCCACTCGCCCAGGCCATGCACTGGGGGGAGGAGGACGGAGGCTGGCTGGAGAATGTCGCCACCGTCTTCGGCCTCGGGCACCTGTACTACGTCCTGCACGACCAGCTCGTCGACCAGGGACGGCTTTCCCCCAGGCAAGCTGTGCTCATGGACGCCGCGCTCACCCTGTACCTGACGCGCGGGGCACGGCTCGGGGCCGGAGCCGAGCGTTTCCTGGTGTCCCATGCCGCCGGTGCGGCCACCTATGCCGAGGCGCTCTTGCGGGACATCGCGCACAACGAACGGCCGGAAGACGACTACAGCCCCGACGACGTGTTCCGTCTGGGAGAGAAGGCCGCCCCCGGGATTCTGGCCCTGGTCGTCGTGGCGGCGCGCTGCGGACGGTCGCGGCACCTCGCGGAGCTTCCCCAGGCCGTTACGGACCTGTGTTCCGGACTCCAGTTGCTCGACGACCTGCAAGATCTGAGGGAGGACTGGGAACACCGCAACGTCACCTTCCCCGTCTCCTTGGGCATCAGTGCCCTGGGCATCAGCGCCCCCGACAGTGCCGACCCCTCGCTCACGCCCTTCGCCGCACACACCGCGGACGACCTCCTCGACGCGCTGTATCTGAGCGGCGGAGCGGCCGTGGTGCTGCGACTCGCACTGCGCTGCCTTGAGCGGGCACGCGCCGCGCTGTCGCGGACCGACGCCGAAGTCGTCCTCGGACTGACCGACACATGGGCCGAACGCGCCGCAGGGCAACTCGACCGAGCGGAGAAGGGATCAGGCGCCCATGCTCGTCTGGGGTGACCGCGTGAAGCCCCCGGTCCGTGCCCGGCTGACCGGGCACACCTACGGTGTCTACTACACCCTCTGCATCGGTCTCTTCCGCCCCACCGTGCGGGTGCCGCGCACGGTGATGCCCCCGGACCCGGTGCTCTACTACATGCCGCACGGGGACCTCGTCCCCGGGGTCTTCGCCGCTCGCGGATTCCGTCATTTCGCCTGGGTCAACGACAACACGGTCGGCGGCTACGCGGCAGCACTGCCCGCTCTGGCCGCTGGAGTGGACGTCTTCCGCATCGGTCGTGGAGGACACCGCAGCCCGTACGAGCAGGTCCGGGATTTCCTCCGCGAGCGCACGGGGCCCGTCGGGATCTTCACGGACGGAGGCCGCCGGGACGGCAGGGTGAGGACTTCCCTTGCAGCGTTGGCGAAGGACACCGGCAGGGCGGTCGCCCCCTTGCGCGTCCGCGCGGACCGGGCCTGGGAGTTCCAGGGCCAGTCGGTGCCCCGTCCGTTCAGTACGATCCGGGTCGCCCGGGGCGAGCCGATCCCCGCCGCTGCGCTGTCCGCGGCCGGAACCGAGCGGAGCCTGGAGATGCTCCAGCACGCCCTGGACGCACTGAGCGAGGCGGCACCAGGCGGGCGAGAGGAACCGTGAGGGACGCCAGGACCGCGCACGGCAACGCCGTACCGGCCGCAGCCATCTCCGGCCGTAACGGCACGGGGATCGCCGGACGCCTCTGGGACTACACGGGTCTGGTGCGGCTGGAGTGCCTGCCCCTGCTGTCGGCGCCCTTCCTGCTGGGCTTTGCCGTGTCACCCACCGGCTCACCGGCAACGGCGTACGCATGGTTCGCAGCCGGTCTGGCCCTGCACGGCCTCAGCTGTGCCAGCAACGACATCGCCGACAGGGAACTGGACACCTTGGACCCACGGCGAGCCAACCGGCCCCTGACCTCGGGACGCGTACCGGTCCGGCATGCTGTCGTCCTGTCGCTGCTCCTGGGCGCGCTGTTCACGCTCGCGGTGCTCACCCTGCCCAGCGAGCACCCTTCCCTCCTGTGGGTCTCCCTGGCCCTCACTGTCTGGGGCAACACGCGGCAGAAGCGCTCCCGTGTCCCCACCCCGGTGTCCGACCTGCTCTGGGGTGTCAGCGTGGCCGCACCGCTGCTCGCGTTCACCCCGGCACCCGCGGTCGGACATCTGGCGGCGGCGGCCGCTCTCGCCCTGGTGGTCACCGCGTTCGACGTGGCAGGAGGAGACATCAAGGACCTCGAGACGGACCTGTCCGCCGGGCTCCGCACCACGGCGATCGTGCTGGGCCTGCGGCCCGGACCCCACGGCGTCGGTACTTCCACCGCGTTCCGGCTGACGATGACAGCCGGCTACGCGGTGACAGGGGCGCTGTGCCTCACGGCAGTCCTTACCGGGTCGGCCCGGCTTCCGCTCCTCCTGACCACCCTCACGGCCCTCCTCGCGGGCACTGCGCCCCTGGCACGCCACACCGCCGGACGGCGCGTCTCGGCCGGCGGCCGCAGTGTGCTGTTCCTCGCCGGCCCGGTCGTCGCGGTGCTGGGCGCGACGGCGGCCCTGGCACCCCGCCCCGCCCAAGTCGCCCTGAGTTTGGGAGCCGTGACGGGAGCCACGCTCGCGGCAGCCCTCGGCCGACGGCTCCTGGCCCGCACCGCACGGCGCCTGCCGTCTGCGT
Protein-coding sequences here:
- a CDS encoding class I SAM-dependent methyltransferase encodes the protein MFGSEVVDRAGPILDIGAGDSPFGRERLDVVRVDPAYADEPPAGSRAVAALGQALPFGDRTFSVVLGNFVAQHVRDVDELLTELLRVVRPEGLLALHPVWRPSAGRRAVSELDGHARLLPSADIRASWYGGLRPPPRRTRWRTLPSLVLRRPPHGAPGELGRIAETIARSRTLVPPAVIAVPARWGMRALVCARGTTRLTLPGNRDSPP
- a CDS encoding DUF3159 domain-containing protein; protein product: MTSPDSTEPAQSRRSVMARDACLVALVGTPTLVWYGAWRFASASLAVAACVALAVGCAATLIASRLGHTRKMLVALGLLALSVALAALTGRAQDYFLPGILVDALYAVVLSASVALRRPLIGVVLRAVAGRWRFRVPGSKRVHALLTLLWAARFAAEAFVMTVLYLRGDTDVLLVARFVLRAPLQIACAAVTLAVLAHGAAQQRKAETDSPKAAGN
- a CDS encoding UbiA family prenyltransferase, which codes for MRDARTAHGNAVPAAAISGRNGTGIAGRLWDYTGLVRLECLPLLSAPFLLGFAVSPTGSPATAYAWFAAGLALHGLSCASNDIADRELDTLDPRRANRPLTSGRVPVRHAVVLSLLLGALFTLAVLTLPSEHPSLLWVSLALTVWGNTRQKRSRVPTPVSDLLWGVSVAAPLLAFTPAPAVGHLAAAAALALVVTAFDVAGGDIKDLETDLSAGLRTTAIVLGLRPGPHGVGTSTAFRLTMTAGYAVTGALCLTAVLTGSARLPLLLTTLTALLAGTAPLARHTAGRRVSAGGRSVLFLAGPVVAVLGATAALAPRPAQVALSLGAVTGATLAAALGRRLLARTARRLPSAYKELPEA
- a CDS encoding UbiA family prenyltransferase — protein: MRKDSGLRRYSRLTRVHAASAAAFVYPLGPLVAAGGDVSPAPVIAVSALGVLGHTYGCTVNDLADLESDRRNPARRRSVLVSGAVSITEARIALGVQLALAVALTIFAAVAGESGWLFAVGMTVLFATVTFSNTYQKRRIAHPLVMDLLFGVNMGAPAVLCCAVTAPRDLTPAWLVAVAFGIHMVLLNVVAGNLKDLEHDRAVGDDTTALRAGVRLTDSDRLIPTRSYLLLLCVLLLGSASSLLALVLAAPSPAGHRAVTTVVLLVLQGMAGHSLWTLVRQARAVDPNGRERYLGLNFFSLMVACLLWAPLATVVVAVLTAVWLVLTRGLVALPTREQEKIA